In Streptomyces nodosus, one DNA window encodes the following:
- a CDS encoding FAD binding domain-containing protein produces the protein MTTQAPQAAHAVTLPASLDEAVAALAAMPAAVPVAGGTDLMAAVNSGQLRPAALVGLGRISEIRGWQYQDGHALLGAGLTHARMGRPDFAALIPALAAAARAAGPPHIRNAGTLGGNIASAAPTGDALPVLAALEATLIIAGPNAARREIPVSHLLAGVDMLRSGELIGYVRVPLLHAPQVFVKATGRTGPGRAVASVALVLDPARRGVRCAVGAIAPLPLRPLEAEQWVARLIDWDNNRAIVPEALTAFGEYVAAACIPDPEPAEDGSAQQLPPAVLHLRRTVAALARRALGRALS, from the coding sequence TTGACCACGCAGGCACCGCAGGCGGCGCACGCCGTGACGTTGCCCGCCTCGCTGGACGAGGCTGTGGCGGCCCTCGCCGCCATGCCGGCGGCCGTTCCCGTGGCGGGCGGCACCGATCTCATGGCCGCGGTCAACTCCGGTCAGCTGCGGCCCGCCGCGCTGGTCGGGCTCGGCCGGATCAGCGAGATCCGGGGGTGGCAGTACCAGGACGGCCATGCGCTGCTCGGCGCCGGCCTCACTCATGCCCGCATGGGGCGCCCCGACTTCGCCGCGCTGATCCCCGCCCTCGCGGCGGCGGCGCGCGCGGCCGGACCACCGCACATCCGCAACGCGGGCACCCTGGGCGGCAACATCGCCTCGGCCGCGCCCACCGGCGACGCGCTCCCGGTGCTGGCCGCCCTGGAGGCCACCCTGATCATCGCGGGCCCGAACGCGGCCCGCCGGGAGATCCCGGTCTCGCATCTGCTGGCCGGGGTGGACATGTTGCGCTCCGGGGAGCTCATCGGCTACGTGCGGGTGCCGCTGCTGCACGCCCCCCAGGTCTTCGTGAAGGCGACCGGGCGTACCGGCCCCGGGCGGGCCGTCGCCTCCGTGGCGCTCGTCCTGGACCCGGCCCGGCGCGGGGTGCGCTGCGCCGTCGGCGCCATAGCACCGCTGCCGCTGCGCCCCCTGGAGGCCGAGCAGTGGGTCGCCCGGCTGATCGACTGGGACAACAACCGCGCGATCGTCCCGGAGGCGCTCACGGCCTTCGGCGAGTACGTCGCCGCGGCCTGCATCCCCGATCCGGAACCGGCGGAGGACGGCAGCGCCCAGCAGCTTCCGCCCGCCGTACTGCATCTGCGGCGCACCGTCGCCGCGCTGGCCCGGCGAGCACTGGGGAGGGCGCTGTCGTGA
- a CDS encoding 2Fe-2S iron-sulfur cluster-binding protein, producing the protein MTDDQHGEGGPDRGAQGSWERLPGEYDDGATAFVQLPEGGIDALLAADSPLAAPGHSYVPPSFTPAAGTPIDQAAAGSWDTPAEGVQWPDPAAGPDQGAGDRFTYHPGTAGPWHYAGYEQYEEPAAPAAPQEAPAPGRDVTGEWSIPVAGGDLPDESGEFSTSSLVEQWGGTPPATLPGGAAAPWAASTVGQPWPDAAETPGDLPAEVPGEPSDAPYEDGAVHGGVPGGPEAPEAAQEASGAVEMPDGVPGQGFSQGMGHDPAQARRQDHAQGPGHEPAPAHGQAAAQGGYDPAPAGQQGFAQGVHQEAAPLPPHDGGRLGHDPAAAHAQGLAQGVHHDAAPARSQDGHEPMPAPQQGFAQDARHEPRPAQPQDGAQPHEHASAPQPEPALLAGPEPMAAPGPAPVAVPEAPTAPGQAAAEPAAEAADAPDPEPGPEHEPGAASPHDDHPLASYVLRVNGADRPVTDAWIGESLLYVLRERLGLAGAKDGCSQGECGACNVQVDGRLVASCLVPAATAASSEVRTVEGLAADGQPSDVQRALARCGAVQCGFCVPGIAMTLHDLLEGNPAPTTLETRQALCGNLCRCSGYQSVIEAVKEVVAEREAHAEAEVALDAEEARIPHQAGPGSGGVHPSAFDDAPPNEHPYGQDGGQA; encoded by the coding sequence GTGACCGACGACCAGCACGGGGAGGGCGGCCCCGACCGGGGGGCCCAGGGCTCCTGGGAACGACTGCCGGGGGAGTACGACGACGGCGCCACCGCCTTCGTCCAGCTCCCCGAGGGCGGTATCGACGCCCTGCTCGCCGCCGACAGCCCGCTGGCCGCACCGGGCCACAGCTATGTGCCCCCCTCCTTCACCCCCGCCGCCGGCACGCCCATCGACCAGGCGGCCGCCGGCAGTTGGGACACCCCGGCCGAGGGCGTGCAGTGGCCCGACCCCGCCGCCGGACCGGACCAGGGGGCCGGGGACCGGTTCACATACCACCCCGGCACGGCCGGACCGTGGCACTACGCGGGGTACGAGCAGTACGAGGAGCCCGCGGCGCCCGCGGCACCGCAGGAGGCGCCCGCGCCGGGACGCGATGTCACCGGCGAGTGGTCGATCCCGGTGGCGGGCGGTGATCTGCCCGACGAATCCGGTGAGTTCAGCACCTCCTCGCTCGTCGAGCAGTGGGGCGGCACCCCGCCCGCGACCCTGCCCGGCGGCGCGGCCGCGCCCTGGGCGGCGAGCACGGTGGGACAGCCGTGGCCGGACGCGGCGGAGACCCCCGGGGATCTGCCCGCCGAGGTCCCCGGAGAGCCGTCGGACGCGCCCTACGAGGACGGAGCGGTGCACGGTGGGGTCCCCGGAGGTCCCGAGGCGCCGGAGGCCGCCCAGGAGGCTTCTGGGGCCGTCGAGATGCCCGACGGCGTTCCGGGGCAGGGCTTTTCGCAGGGCATGGGGCACGACCCCGCGCAGGCCCGACGGCAGGACCATGCACAGGGGCCCGGGCACGAGCCCGCCCCGGCTCATGGGCAGGCTGCCGCGCAGGGCGGCTACGACCCCGCACCGGCCGGGCAGCAGGGCTTTGCGCAGGGTGTCCACCAGGAGGCCGCGCCGCTTCCGCCGCACGACGGCGGCCGGCTCGGACACGATCCCGCGGCGGCTCACGCACAGGGTCTCGCCCAGGGCGTTCACCACGACGCCGCGCCTGCCCGGTCGCAGGACGGCCATGAGCCCATGCCGGCCCCGCAGCAGGGTTTCGCGCAGGACGCTCGGCACGAGCCCCGGCCGGCCCAGCCGCAGGACGGTGCGCAGCCCCACGAACACGCGTCCGCGCCGCAGCCCGAGCCGGCGCTCCTCGCGGGGCCTGAGCCCATGGCGGCACCCGGGCCCGCACCCGTCGCCGTACCCGAGGCTCCGACGGCGCCGGGGCAGGCGGCGGCCGAACCGGCCGCCGAGGCCGCCGACGCACCGGACCCGGAGCCCGGCCCCGAGCACGAACCGGGGGCCGCGTCCCCGCACGACGACCACCCCCTCGCCTCGTACGTGCTGCGCGTGAACGGCGCCGACCGGCCCGTCACCGACGCATGGATCGGCGAGTCACTGCTGTACGTGCTGCGCGAGCGGCTCGGCCTCGCGGGCGCCAAGGACGGCTGCTCGCAGGGCGAGTGCGGCGCCTGCAACGTCCAGGTCGATGGCCGGCTCGTCGCGTCCTGCCTGGTGCCCGCCGCCACCGCCGCGAGCAGCGAGGTGCGCACGGTCGAGGGCCTCGCGGCCGACGGACAGCCCTCGGACGTCCAGCGGGCGCTCGCCCGGTGCGGTGCGGTGCAGTGCGGCTTCTGCGTCCCCGGGATCGCGATGACCCTGCACGACCTGCTGGAGGGCAACCCCGCGCCCACCACGCTGGAGACCCGGCAGGCGCTGTGCGGCAATCTGTGCCGCTGCTCCGGCTATCAGAGCGTGATCGAGGCCGTCAAGGAGGTCGTCGCCGAACGCGAGGCACACGCCGAGGCCGAGGTGGCGCTCGACGCCGAGGAGGCCCGCATCCCGCACCAGGCGGGCCCCGGATCGGGCGGTGTCCACCCCTCCGCGTTCGATGACGCGCCCCCGAACGAGCACCCGTACGGCCAGGACGGAGGCCAGGCGTGA